AATAACGAAACGGTTTCTTTAATCATTTACCTGAGAAGTGTTTTGAGCCATAATATACaagaaatcatcaaaagtgATACCACCGTTGccaaagatgtcgacatcgctCATCATCTGTTGCAGTTGTTCAGCCTTTGGATTCTTCCCCATGGACTTCATCACCTTCGTTAGCTTCTCCTTCGTGATGAACCCTGTTTCACACGCAATCATTATAACATCATCAGTCCAATCGATTCTGACTAAAATTTGTGTAAGAACTGACAAATCGgacaagaaagagaaagataccATCGGAGTCTTTGTCGATAAGACAGAAGGCTTCGTAAAACTCTTGGATCTGCTCATCCGTGAAAGCATCGGCCATCTTTGATCGCAAAGAAAAGTCAAAGTCTCTCTTTTAGATTTGATGATTAAAACTTTTCTTAATATCTGTTTgtgatgcagaagaagaagagaggggcATCTATCTCATATAAGtacatcaacatcatcatcacctctTGGCTCTAGGCTCTTGCCCGGTCAAGGTCAAAACTCATGACCTTGCGTTCTCATtagttgtgatatttttttctggaGCACGACTCCAGGTCACGCGTCTTTGTTCAAACTTACGACTTCAACgcttattttttcattattttcatagagtttggaaaaatatacagagaaaattaaattaggATCTTGATTATTGCAAAAATAAAGGTAGAGTAATGCTCGGGTTTGAAGAGTCAagtagtattaaaattttaatagttgcACATTAAAGAACAACAAGTTGCATTAGCCCTtgattttctattattttgtgtttccaTTGTGTTTTCTCCTTGATTTTGCATAATTATCCtatcaaaaaaaagatattaattaTGTCAACTTCTCTCAAGTTCTATATAGATAATAATTCCATATCTGGTTCTGTAAGGGGACGACGTTGTGAATGGGTAGGCAAGACTTGTGTATTATAACCCTTGTCTTCACCTTGGAAatcttctttatgtttttgttcGTTATGGTGAGAgcaaaacaatgtataaaatgTGAATAACGTTTAATCAGAAACAAATTGTGGGGTCATTTATGTTTGTGTCCATACAATTTTAGGGGACTTcgcaaaatataaaaagatgtaGTGATCGGTTTAGACTTGAGATATATTATCCTTTTTATAAGATTCAAAAAAATCcagataaatataaaacaattttttttttctttttaaatcaaaaaataatagtaaaattttaatatccgTTAAGAACGAAACAAATCAGAAATactataatttgaaaatttggatGTTCTTTTTATTCTGAATATGACAACTAGTTTATTCATAGCCGAATACGGATAAAGAAAGATTGAGAAAAAATTGGTTTGATTTGTGCCTACGGCCTACCCTTTTACAATACGGTCATCAGAAATGTGGCTAGATAGTATCAAAATGCACCTCACTAGTTACTACTTTGGTCGTAAGCTGACTGGAGAGGGATGTTTAAAAAGCGGTgttatatattcttaatttggGTGTGAGTCGACATTGCCTATGTTGGTACCTAGCTACATGCTCTTCTCCTTGTAATAGTAGTACTCACCAGTTACAACAATTTACGAAGAAAACATGGGTTATGtcatattattatgttttgatgTGGTAGACTGGTAGAGTCGTAGACATAAAAAATATTCGGAATCGGAGTCACGTGAACCTACCTATACGCTCCCACTCCGCTTTTAAGTTAGTGGGGAATGGGGATATGTCATTTGCTTCCCCCAAATCtctataaattttgtatttaccTTTCCATCTATTTCTAATTCTTGTTAAGTACAAATATTCCATTTCATTACACTAGTTTAGGGGTTAATTATAAAGCCGATAATCTCGATTCCCGTATTATATGGCAGAGCTCCCTGTAAAataatcttcatcttctcccaCCAATATTAGCAACCAATCATATCATATActaatacaaatacaaataaagGGTAGAAAGGGACACACACTAGCACAAGTAAGAATGGACCACCCACCACCTACTTATTTTACAAACAAGATAAACTCATTCTAAATCGTCTCCGGAATATGTACTACTTGAGAATTAACTCTGAACTCTAATATATAACTATCGATGCTAACAACTAAATTAGTAACTAGGTCTCTGTTGATAACACTACCGACTTATTCTAACTTACTCGTAACAAATTTGGTATatactaaattaataatttatcttaattatctTCATAATCCGTAACGTTACAGTATCCACATTATCACGTCCAATTAACATCGCTGGTCAAACAAGAGACCACATTATCAAATCGgttactaaatttttatatactcgCGTTAAATTCAAGATTCTCGAATTGGGTTGGGTTTCATATATTATAAGATTCCATAACcttattaaaagtataaaaatgcGCATTAAGAAAATGATAAGCCAAAAAAGGCAAAAAGAGGAAGCTATGGACATCTGTCAAATGTAGCCGTTGTACCTTCCCCTGCTTCCCTTTAAccctctttttaaaataaatactctTTTCACAATTCCTCAAACGCTCCAGTTTTGGTTTCTCTgttccaaaactaaaaaaataacaaaacaagtcTCGAAACCTCTCATTGATGCGATGGTGAGATCAATCCAAGAAGGAGTCTTGatgtcttcatcttcttcctccacaaCAAGCAACAATACCGACTCAGACGATTCTCTCAGCCCATCAGCCTCCACCAAAAGCTTCGTCCTCGGAACTATACGTCCGCCGATCACCGGCGCGTACAAACCACTCGCTGTTCTCTCTGCCCACGTCGGCTCTGTTTCTTCCTTAGCGCTCTGTGGTGAGTTCTTGCTGAGTGCGTCTCAGGGGAAAGATATTATCGTTTGGCAACAGCCTGATCTCAAGATCTTTGCCAAATTTGGACAAGGAGATGGCTCTGTGAAGGCTCTTGTCAGTGTTGGAAGTAAAGTGTTCACGGCGCATCAAGATAGCAGAATCAGAGTTTGGAAAGTTTCTAGGAGAAACTCTGAGAATGCTTTCAGGCTTGTAGATACGCTTCCCACGACTAAAGACTATTTGGGAAAGTTTATGAAACAGAGCAATTACGTTCAGACGAGGAGGAACCATAAGCGTCTCTGGATCGAACACGCAGATAGCATTTCTTGCCTTGCGGTTCACGCTGGGATAATCTACTCTGGATCGTGGGATAAGACTCTTAAAGTCTGGAGATTGTCGGATCTCAAGTGTCTTGAATCGATCAAGGCTCACGACGATGCAATCAACGGTCTTGTAGCCGGAGATGGTAGAGTGTACTCTGCCTCTGCGGATGGGAAGATCAAGATTTGggggaaagagaagagaaagcagAATGAGTctgctctttcttcttcttcttcctcttctttacaTGTTCTGAAGGCGACATTGGAGGGTCGTGCGGAGGTTTCAGTGAACTCGGTGGTGGTTTCCGGAGATGGTAAGTGGGTATACGGAGGAGGATCAGATGGGTTTGTGATGGGATgggagaagggagagagaggaggagacttgGAGGAGTGGAGATCAGCGTTTGAGATGAAAGGACATAAGATGGCAGTTCTGTGCATGTGTGTGGTTGGGGAAATGGTTTGCAGTGGATCGGCTGATAAGAGCATTGGGTTGTGGAGGAGAGAAAAGAGTGGAATACTCTGTAAATTCGGAGTCATAGATGGCCATGAAGGTCCGGTCAAATGCTTGCAGGCTTCGCCTAACAATGTCGGTGCTGGCTTCATGCTTTACAGTGGAGGTCTTGACAAGAGCCTCAGGGTTTGGTGGGTCCCAAAACATGACAActtagaagagaagaaacaaagttttaaGACATTGTTGATGCAAAAGGTTTGAGTGAAAAGATTTAGTGTTTGGTGTTCTTTTGTGGGTTTACTTTACATATACATTACATacgtttttggtttatatttgtaatttgttattcattttgtaaAGTCATGAGGGTTTTTTTCTCTCCcaagaaatatatatgaattgaaTTCTTATTTTGCTAACATTTGTGTCTACCAACTGTTTTGGTCCCTAATGATATAGAGTAGAAGTCTTGATGCTTTTGTTACCTTTGCTTTGTATTTAAACTGTAGCAATGGGAATCGTAGCTTCTGCGTTggacaaaaatattgtttatcaGCCTCTTTTTGAGCTTTGATCACCGTCCAATTAGCAAAGCAAGAGTTGTGCAACTTTCTCCATCACCGTAATGCTTTAACCATGTccaattaatattttgtattattagaCGCACCCATCATTATGGACCAACCAATTTGGTTTGAAAATGAAGCATATACTGTACCTAGCTTTGTTTATTCCAAAATATAATCTGTAAAGCAGAATATCGcagttttgtaatataaaaatgagatgagaaagctttgaagggATGCATGGAGCCAAAACAGAAGTGTATCATGTGTGTATAATCCTTTTCTCTCTGAAGTTGGAATAAACAAGgtgaaatgtgaaaaaaaaacatcttcaaaaagaaacatatgaatTATCAATGCAGCCTCAAAGGCAAGCCAAAAACCTTGAATAGTCAAGTATGTGTAGAAAATTGTCATCACAAAAAGGGTACTCGTATATAATCTACATATATGCTAATTTTGagttggaaacaaaaaaaaaaccctgccTTTGAGTTACCTTGGAAGGTCAATAGCTAAGCTTAAACTACACTTGTCTGCACATACCACAAGAAGCTAAAACtccaaacacaaaaatacatgaCATAAAAACAATGGATCATTTGAGTTACTTAGCTGAAAAATGGACCTTCCTGTTCTGATAATCATCTCTTCTAGGCCATGGGTTTTTGTAGTTAGAATGGTGTCCATATACCTCATCTCTTTCCTTGTTTTGCCCACCCCAACCATCACTTGATAGTTTCACATTCCAACTTCTTTGCTTTGCCTCAGTTTCTCTACGTGTTTGCCAACCGCCTGCATTTGCCCTATGATCTCTCAAAGCTGTGTTGTCAGGCACAAAACCAGCTTTCCATGGATTATAACCCTTTGGCTCCCGAATATCACGACTATATCCCTTACTACGCCACTCCTGGTTTTCCCGTCCACCACTGCCCCAAGAATCATTCTTCCAACCTCTATCACGACTATATCCCTTATTAGACCACTCCTGGTTTTCCCATCCGCCACTGCCCCAAGATTCATTATTCCAACCTCTATCCCCCCATCCTTTGCCAGAGCAACCTCCCCAAGTGGTTTCTTGAGCTGTCTCCTTTCTACAACTAGGCTTGGCTTCCCAAGGATTGTCAAGCATTTCATACTCTTCAGCTTGTACACTCTCAGAACCTCTCGCTTTCTTGCTTTGGTGCCCTGAATGATCCCATCCATCATCGTTCTCCCAACTGTCATTAGCCCTATCTTTGGTTTTCCACTGGTTCTCCCTCCGAGCCTCAGTCGTCCAACAACCCCAAGATGTTGAATCATTTGCTTTCTCATTTCCACAACAAGGCTTGGCTTCCAAATAACTCACCCTATCTTTTGAATAATCGGCACCACTCACTGATAGATCCCAACCATTCGATTTCCTTTCCAATGCATTGACATCATGGACTCTGTCACTACCTTCCCATGGAGTCTCTTCAACAGGCACTACTAAGTCACAACCACTCCAATTCCTATCTCGCCTTCCACGTTTAAAACCACACTCTACCTCGGCATCAGGAGGAGCAAAGTAAGCAGTTTCTAAATCCCTAATGAGTTCAGGGTCAACAAAAGTATCCCAATCAACTCCACTAATATAAAGATCCGGATCAGGAAGAGAAACATCACAACGAAGACCATTAACACGAGACCAAAACCTCTTCTTCTCACTATGAAAAGTCTCTTCGCAAGCTGAATCATCCCAAGTGACAACATTACCACTATACCAGCTCTTAAAGTCAGCAGCTTCAACAACTTTTTGCCATGGTACTGATCCAATCACTTCACAGAATCTCTTTTCCCATACTGGAATcccatcttcttcaccataaCCTTCGAATAAGATGCTAAATTAAGCAAAATCAAGAGTAgatgaaatttgaaaatattgaaatcaagaaggagagagagaagaataccacgagaagaagaagaagagtgacgTTCGCTGTACCATCGCTCAGGAGATCTGCGACGGTTGTATCTCGATCGGTGATTCCACTTTCCCATTGAGAAAAATCTCAATACGGAAGGTGATTGATTTTGGAGACAATTAGGGGTCCGCGGGAGAATTTGGGAACGAATTGGACACAAGGAGCACTGAAGTTGAATCGGTGGTGGTCTATTCAACTTCCCGTTTCTGTAACGGCCCAAATTTGTTACGTTTGGGTTTAAATGGGCCTTCAGGCCTTGTGACCTTTGCGATCATATGTCCCCACTTCAGTAATTGTGCAAGAAAGATGAGCCCTTTCCCAATTTTGCATAAGTGattcccaacaacaacaacccagATTTGTTTAGACCTAATCACCCATTTATATAAACTATCCAGTCACAAATGAAACTGAGGACCATTTGCGTCGCTTAAAAAGTACTTGCTCACGGGACCAAACTTATCAAACTTACTAGTCAATGAATTTAATagaaccagttttttttttttttttgggccaaATCAAATGCTTCTAAATGAGAAACCACAATGCACGTGATCATCATAATCATATCATCTCTTAGACCAACATCAAACTTTGGAGCTATCTTTTCCAGTGTTCAatattcctttatttttttgcaacaacaaaaaaaaaatataatcctTTTTTATGAAgtaatttattcttttttgttgtatcgatttatgcatgtatataagattataagttaaaagaaatatattggagtaaaaaaccaaaataaatgacTTCACGCATGCTGTTGAGTCGACGATGGTTgtgtttgtatataaataaataaaaaagtgatcATTCAATTTACTCTACCACTAATCAATAAAAATGACGTCGCCCTTCCACATTCGATTCGCTCTTAATATTGCTATTTTTACTCGAACAGATCTTTCTTACTCAACTTTTGTAGAATTTGCTATAAtttgaaaaggaaacaaaaaacaagagagagagagagaagaaatgggTCCAAAATTTTAAGACAATAAAAGGTAATTGCACGTTCTGTTGCAGCATTCAACCCCTTCTGACAACatcttgtttttaaaaaactattctCTCTATTGCTTCCACTCTCCCAGACATCCCACGCGCCGATCATTGAGCTCCTTTTcgttttttggtttcatttaaACTTTGCAGTTGGGTTCGGTAAGATGAAGGATTCGATTTTTAATGAGTCGACCATCAAGTGTGTGCCATAAACCAATTACGAATGGTCAACGATTGCTACCATCCGATTTTATTTCGTCACTCTCCTCAGAATTAATTGCCACTAAACTTATTTGTACGGACGTGAGTGATGACTCAAGAGTGAGTGCCTTTGTCCGTAAGGAATGGTAAAAACATTTTTGGTcagttttagataattttatcttttccaCTAAAACACTCCCCCAAAAAAAGATGTTATCAAACTGGCAAATGTACAAAGTATATGAGTGCCTATCTCCGTTTTCATAAGTTTATCTAGTGAGATTTACTAGTGGTATCTTTTTACGTAACAGTAAGTTTACGTATGTACTCCATATTGTAGTGCAGACGATAAATTAAATCTACGTTTCTATTTATCGTTTTTAGCTACTAcaatacacatatataaaatctttaaaagaaaCGCTATTTTCGATAATTTAGTGAAATTAAATTTgatgtctaaaaaaaaatttgttttagaaaattgtttttagttGGTGATAGGCTAATAAATTAGTTAGCAATAAAACTAATTTAAGTCATCATGAAGTTGACATTTCACGTATcatctaatttataaattacACAGATATATTTTGAAACCGATATTTGGAGTATATATGTGGACATGTCTCCACAAAACACAACTTCTGAAATATACATCCCCACACCACATGGCCTGTGTGTTGGCTCGTTGGAtcccattattattattttctctcctgttttttctatttttgaagttgtttttattccttttgttttatataatttcaagtGTTTGTGATAATTTCGTGtaaattgaccaaaaaataataatcagcATTAAGTGTGAAGTTCCGCACAAATAATTTCGAACCATTCCGAATTCTAGAATAGCCAATACTAAAAATGTTACCTTCAGTTATATATCTATGGCAAGAAGATGGCCTTTACATCATACATGAAGATGGCCTTCGCATTCGTTTGATCATAGGAGGGTGATATAATGAATTGAAACACTTTCTTTTCCAACTTTCACATAATAGATGCGACATAGTTGTAAGTAGACCacaagttttgtgttattcttgGCACTCACTCTCTCGCGCGTGTCCCACCACACACTACACTGTCCTTGCTTTTTGCTAAATCATTGAGAATACACATTATGATGATATCGATTACATGCAATATGTCCATTAACATTCATCTTTTCTTTGCCTTAAATCACGGTAATAACCATGGATACATCACCTAGCCTTTTTCACACTTTCCACCTCACAAAGTTGCATTTATAAACGAGGGTACAAAACCTAGTAAACAAAGATTATAGTTGAAGAAAGAAATCACCAAAAGTTGATATCTCTGGATCCCCCAAGTTGGAGAGTAGTTAAGAGTGAGAGGGTAACAACTAGCAAGGACAAGAACACATTGACTTTTCAAACTCAAATtataatctctctttctttttgtatatcttTAGAGAGATTACACTTCttgtcctatatatatatatattatatcatatcatatcatattcaTATTACATCATCTTGTGTGGTCCATCATCACATTACACATTAAAACTAGAGAAATGGTACAACaatcttccttctttctcttcttctatctcGTACATCAAATTACCTGCATTATTTTTTACACCTCTGCATTTTTTTATGGTTATTAAGAGTCTCTATATTATCAGTTTTAtaacttcctctgtttctctcttcctgcaaacaacaacaatgaaatAAACTGTTAACTTTTAACACGATTGTTGTTTTGTATTCCACCATCCATATTCATCTATACTCTTCTTACCTGTTTTGTTTATATCCCAACACGACAGGTTGGTCCACCCCTACCGGGTAACATACCAATCGGCTGCAACCTAATGAGATTATTCATGAACGCAATGTTAGATTTACCATTTACTTGATAGCATAAACATAGAGTGTGGTTGAATCTTAAAAACCTCGGCATTTGGTAGTTGAAAGAGTTGAAGGACTCAGAGAGTGTGGAAGGAGTAGAATTCTCATCATTATCAGAAGAAGGTGACCATAAATCTGATCCATTGTTGTCTGCAGAATCAGCAAACATA
The sequence above is drawn from the Camelina sativa cultivar DH55 chromosome 4, Cs, whole genome shotgun sequence genome and encodes:
- the LOC104781030 gene encoding calmodulin-like protein 9, with the translated sequence MADAFTDEQIQEFYEAFCLIDKDSDGFITKEKLTKVMKSMGKNPKAEQLQQMMSDVDIFGNGGITFDDFLYIMAQNTSQESVSDELIEVFRVFDRDGNGFISPLELGEGMKDMGMKITAEEAEHMVREADLDGDGFLSLHEFSKMMIAASY
- the LOC104781033 gene encoding uncharacterized protein LOC104781033 isoform X2; its protein translation is MVQRTSLFFFFSCILFEGYGEEDGIPVWEKRFCEVIGSVPWQKVVEAADFKSWYSGNVVTWDDSACEETFHSEKKRFWSRVNGLRCDVSLPDPDLYISGVDWDTFVDPELIRDLETAYFAPPDAEVECGFKRGRRDRNWSGCDLVVPVEETPWEGSDRVHDVNALERKSNGWDLSVSGADYSKDRVSYLEAKPCCGNEKANDSTSWGCWTTEARRENQWKTKDRANDSWENDDGWDHSGHQSKKARGSESVQAEEYEMLDNPWEAKPSCRKETAQETTWGGCSGKGWGDRGWNNESWGSGGWENQEWSNKGYSRDRGWKNDSWGSGGRENQEWRSKGYSRDIREPKGYNPWKAGFVPDNTALRDHRANAGGWQTRRETEAKQRSWNVKLSSDGWGGQNKERDEVYGHHSNYKNPWPRRDDYQNRKVHFSAK
- the LOC104781033 gene encoding uncharacterized protein LOC104781033 isoform X1, which gives rise to MGKWNHRSRYNRRRSPERWYSERHSSSSSRGYGEEDGIPVWEKRFCEVIGSVPWQKVVEAADFKSWYSGNVVTWDDSACEETFHSEKKRFWSRVNGLRCDVSLPDPDLYISGVDWDTFVDPELIRDLETAYFAPPDAEVECGFKRGRRDRNWSGCDLVVPVEETPWEGSDRVHDVNALERKSNGWDLSVSGADYSKDRVSYLEAKPCCGNEKANDSTSWGCWTTEARRENQWKTKDRANDSWENDDGWDHSGHQSKKARGSESVQAEEYEMLDNPWEAKPSCRKETAQETTWGGCSGKGWGDRGWNNESWGSGGWENQEWSNKGYSRDRGWKNDSWGSGGRENQEWRSKGYSRDIREPKGYNPWKAGFVPDNTALRDHRANAGGWQTRRETEAKQRSWNVKLSSDGWGGQNKERDEVYGHHSNYKNPWPRRDDYQNRKVHFSAK
- the LOC104781032 gene encoding myosin heavy chain kinase B-like, with product MVRSIQEGVLMSSSSSSTTSNNTDSDDSLSPSASTKSFVLGTIRPPITGAYKPLAVLSAHVGSVSSLALCGEFLLSASQGKDIIVWQQPDLKIFAKFGQGDGSVKALVSVGSKVFTAHQDSRIRVWKVSRRNSENAFRLVDTLPTTKDYLGKFMKQSNYVQTRRNHKRLWIEHADSISCLAVHAGIIYSGSWDKTLKVWRLSDLKCLESIKAHDDAINGLVAGDGRVYSASADGKIKIWGKEKRKQNESALSSSSSSSLHVLKATLEGRAEVSVNSVVVSGDGKWVYGGGSDGFVMGWEKGERGGDLEEWRSAFEMKGHKMAVLCMCVVGEMVCSGSADKSIGLWRREKSGILCKFGVIDGHEGPVKCLQASPNNVGAGFMLYSGGLDKSLRVWWVPKHDNLEEKKQSFKTLLMQKV